The following proteins are co-located in the Streptomyces sp. DT2A-34 genome:
- a CDS encoding maltokinase produces the protein MQKTASPRPSRTVDASPMASLAGLLREWLPRQRWFAGKDRPVTELALLSMTELFPGCLHLLVHAGHGVPAPGGAPPAGDCYQLLLGVRQHLSPRLGRALIGRAEEGPLAGLTVFDALQDPRSAQLLLERLRQPGAAGPLRFEADPSVALAAGLVPRLLDAEQSNSSLVYGDTYILKLFRRIQPGVNPDLELSGALAEQGCRRVPAPVAWFRTTHPWEATLGVLQPFLRDASDGWTLALDALASGGDFTAEARQLGRATAEVHLALASAFPSRTPGENGRTAAAMTERLEIAAHFVPALQPYVPGLRTAFGALASCDPGPPAQRIHGDLHLGQVLRAGREWFVIDFEGEPSRPLAERRGVHSPVRDIAGMLRSFDYAARQRRPWRPEWARRCREAYCAGYAALAGWDPRKKHGLLRAYETDRAVYEVLYEARHRPDWLPVPMAAIERLAVRGA, from the coding sequence ATGCAGAAGACCGCATCTCCCCGACCGAGCCGTACGGTCGACGCGAGCCCCATGGCCTCGCTCGCCGGGCTGCTGCGCGAGTGGCTGCCACGGCAGCGCTGGTTCGCGGGCAAGGACCGGCCCGTCACGGAGCTGGCGCTGCTGTCGATGACGGAGCTGTTCCCGGGCTGTCTGCATCTGCTGGTGCACGCCGGTCACGGGGTCCCCGCGCCCGGTGGCGCTCCCCCGGCCGGTGACTGCTACCAGCTGCTGCTCGGCGTACGGCAGCATCTGTCGCCGCGGCTCGGCCGGGCGCTCATCGGCCGTGCGGAGGAGGGGCCGCTGGCCGGTCTGACCGTCTTCGACGCGTTGCAGGACCCCCGGTCGGCCCAGCTCCTGCTGGAGCGGCTGCGGCAGCCGGGCGCGGCCGGCCCGCTGCGCTTCGAGGCGGACCCGTCCGTGGCGCTGGCGGCGGGTCTCGTGCCGCGGCTGCTGGACGCCGAGCAGTCCAACTCCTCGCTGGTGTACGGCGACACGTACATCCTGAAGCTCTTCCGGCGCATCCAGCCGGGCGTCAACCCCGACCTGGAGCTGTCCGGCGCGCTGGCCGAGCAGGGCTGCCGTCGGGTACCGGCCCCCGTGGCCTGGTTCCGCACGACGCATCCCTGGGAGGCGACGCTCGGTGTGCTGCAGCCGTTCCTGCGGGACGCCTCCGACGGCTGGACGCTGGCGCTGGACGCCCTGGCCTCGGGTGGCGACTTCACGGCGGAGGCCCGTCAGCTGGGGCGGGCGACGGCGGAGGTGCATCTGGCGCTGGCCTCGGCCTTCCCCTCCCGGACCCCCGGCGAGAACGGGCGTACGGCGGCGGCGATGACGGAGCGCCTGGAGATCGCCGCGCACTTCGTCCCCGCGCTCCAGCCCTATGTCCCCGGCCTGCGCACCGCCTTCGGCGCCCTCGCCAGCTGCGATCCCGGGCCGCCCGCCCAGCGCATCCACGGCGACCTGCACCTCGGTCAGGTGCTGCGGGCCGGCCGGGAGTGGTTCGTCATCGACTTCGAGGGTGAACCGTCCCGCCCGCTCGCCGAGCGGCGCGGCGTCCACTCGCCGGTGCGGGACATCGCCGGCATGCTGCGCTCCTTCGACTACGCCGCCCGGCAGCGCCGCCCGTGGCGTCCGGAGTGGGCGCGCCGCTGCCGGGAGGCCTACTGCGCGGGCTATGCCGCCCTCGCCGGGTGGGACCCGCGCAAGAAGCACGGCTTGCTGCGTGCTTATGAGACCGACCGCGCCGTGTACGAGGTCCTGTACGAGGCCCGGCACCGACCCGACTGGTTGCCCGTACCGATGGCGGCGATCGAACGCCTCGCCGTGAGAGGAGCCTGA
- a CDS encoding pep a2, with amino-acid sequence MKTAVPCYYHLDVEVSPERVGQVSRILAAHLRYWDLETLVEPVRHGTEMLLRAIDEHATDKNTSIEMWWNGQHLITAIGDNDRALRPDHELRACLQHLAAVSDGWGCCATETGSKIIWFSQRARAGERAPLVPTAPAPHLREALQVPREVPVTAVADAAGTRDVVLEEAR; translated from the coding sequence GTGAAGACCGCAGTGCCCTGCTACTACCACCTCGACGTGGAAGTCAGCCCCGAACGGGTGGGACAGGTCAGCCGAATTCTGGCCGCCCACCTCCGGTACTGGGACCTGGAGACGCTTGTCGAGCCCGTCCGCCACGGCACGGAGATGCTGCTGCGGGCCATCGACGAGCACGCGACGGACAAGAACACCTCCATCGAGATGTGGTGGAACGGCCAGCACCTCATCACCGCCATCGGCGACAACGACCGCGCCCTGCGCCCGGACCACGAACTGCGCGCCTGCCTGCAACACCTCGCCGCGGTGAGCGACGGCTGGGGCTGCTGCGCCACCGAGACAGGCAGCAAGATCATCTGGTTCTCGCAGCGCGCCCGCGCCGGCGAACGCGCCCCGCTCGTGCCCACGGCGCCCGCCCCCCACCTGCGGGAGGCCCTTCAGGTACCCCGCGAGGTGCCCGTCACCGCCGTGGCCGACGCGGCGGGCACCCGGGACGTCGTCCTGGAGGAGGCCCGGTGA
- a CDS encoding long-chain fatty acid--CoA ligase — protein sequence MRDPGLAPPTVAPLTGGLADSVFETAALDPTLPMLARRPAPSSTTWEEVTAAELRDEVTDLAKGLIASGISPGHRVAIMARTRYEWTVLSYALWTVGAEAVPIYPTSSRDQVEWMLRDAECVAVVVEDEQAIMTVGSVCGSLPRLRHVWQLDAGGLQQLVERGEFVPLATVESLRRIVLPDSTAVIAYTSGTTGRPLGCALSHRNLASTCDTLLAGWGHKVVPPGEQASVLAFLPFSHVYGLLVQTLCIRGGMLMGHEPDLSEKALSVALRAFKPTYFCAVPSIFEKIYKNALRTAQQAGRGALFERAADTARDFAAALERQRLGGGPRPGFDLRLQHALYERTVYRKFRAALGGRVMLATSGGSPLNRELSLFYEGVGIYVNDAYGLTEASGGVTAPPVGREMSGTVGQALPGMDIRLADDGEILVRGPSVFQGYINDEAATRAALRGGWLATGDLGRLDSDGYLTITGRKKDVIVTSSGKNVSPALLEQRLRMHPLVHQAVVVGDNRPCVGALITLDPDFLAYWREGLAVRSDARAREAREENALREELARAVAAANSAVSRPESIRVFRVLPEPFDVASGLLTPSMKLRRDAIVRHYALQIDAMYRARSRAPREHVVDEPAHWDDADNVFR from the coding sequence ATGCGCGATCCCGGCCTCGCTCCCCCGACCGTCGCACCCCTGACCGGTGGGCTCGCCGACAGCGTCTTCGAGACGGCGGCCCTCGATCCCACACTGCCGATGCTCGCGCGCCGCCCCGCCCCCTCCTCCACCACCTGGGAGGAGGTGACCGCAGCGGAACTGCGCGACGAAGTGACCGATCTGGCCAAGGGGCTGATCGCGTCCGGGATCTCGCCGGGGCACCGCGTGGCCATCATGGCGCGCACGCGTTACGAGTGGACGGTGCTCAGTTACGCGCTGTGGACGGTGGGCGCCGAGGCGGTCCCGATCTATCCGACGTCGTCGCGCGACCAGGTCGAGTGGATGCTGCGGGACGCCGAGTGCGTGGCCGTCGTCGTCGAGGACGAGCAGGCGATCATGACGGTCGGCTCCGTGTGCGGATCGCTGCCGCGGCTGCGCCATGTCTGGCAGTTGGACGCGGGAGGGCTGCAGCAACTCGTGGAGCGGGGCGAGTTCGTTCCGCTGGCGACGGTCGAGTCACTGCGCCGGATCGTGCTGCCGGACTCCACCGCGGTCATCGCCTATACCTCCGGCACGACGGGCCGGCCCTTGGGCTGCGCGCTCAGTCACCGGAATCTGGCGAGCACATGCGACACGCTCCTGGCGGGCTGGGGCCACAAGGTGGTGCCCCCGGGAGAGCAGGCGTCCGTTCTCGCCTTCCTGCCCTTCTCCCATGTGTACGGCCTCCTGGTGCAGACCCTGTGCATCCGCGGCGGCATGCTGATGGGCCACGAACCCGATCTGAGCGAGAAAGCACTGTCGGTTGCCCTGCGCGCCTTCAAGCCCACCTACTTCTGCGCCGTGCCGTCGATCTTCGAGAAGATCTACAAGAACGCCCTGCGCACGGCCCAACAGGCGGGCCGGGGAGCGCTGTTCGAGCGGGCCGCCGACACCGCGCGGGACTTCGCCGCGGCCCTGGAACGTCAGCGGCTGGGCGGGGGGCCGCGGCCAGGCTTCGATCTGCGGCTGCAACATGCCCTGTACGAGCGGACGGTGTACCGCAAGTTCCGCGCCGCGCTGGGCGGCAGGGTGATGCTTGCGACGTCCGGCGGCTCGCCCCTGAACCGTGAGCTTTCCCTCTTCTACGAGGGCGTCGGCATCTACGTGAACGACGCGTACGGGCTCACGGAGGCCAGCGGCGGGGTCACGGCGCCGCCGGTGGGCCGGGAGATGTCGGGGACGGTCGGGCAGGCGCTGCCCGGCATGGACATCCGGTTGGCCGACGACGGGGAGATCCTGGTGCGGGGGCCATCGGTGTTCCAGGGCTACATCAACGACGAGGCCGCGACGCGGGCAGCGCTGCGCGGCGGCTGGCTGGCCACCGGGGACCTCGGGCGGCTGGACTCCGACGGCTATCTGACGATCACGGGGCGCAAGAAGGACGTCATCGTCACGAGCAGCGGTAAGAACGTCTCCCCGGCGCTCCTGGAGCAGCGGCTCAGGATGCATCCGCTGGTGCATCAGGCGGTGGTAGTGGGCGACAACCGGCCGTGCGTCGGGGCGCTGATCACGCTGGACCCCGACTTCCTGGCCTACTGGCGCGAGGGCCTCGCGGTGCGCAGCGACGCGCGGGCCCGGGAGGCGCGGGAGGAGAACGCGCTGCGGGAGGAGCTCGCCCGGGCCGTGGCGGCCGCCAACAGCGCGGTGTCGCGCCCTGAGTCCATCCGGGTGTTCCGGGTGCTGCCGGAGCCGTTCGACGTGGCCAGCGGCTTGCTGACACCGTCGATGAAGCTGCGCCGGGACGCGATCGTGCGGCACTACGCGCTGCAGATCGACGCGATGTACCGGGCCCGCTCGCGCGCGCCCCGGGAGCACGTGGTGGACGAGCCGGCGCACTGGGACGACGCGGACAACGTCTTCCGCTGA
- the glgB gene encoding 1,4-alpha-glucan branching enzyme: MALHETSRPESAGPGRHAAAPPLDPADRERLLSGAHHDPHALLGAHPVPGGIAFRALRPFARAVSVVVDGERTGLVSEGGGLFSGVLPLDAIPAYTLTVSYAEDGSDEREVHDPYRFLPALGELDLHLIREGRHEELWKALGAEPMTHQGVPGTRFTVWAPNAQGVRVAGDFTCWDGTAFPMRSLGASGVWELFLPGIGEGARYKFEITSRYGHRFLKADPMARRAEVPPDTASIVHASHHEWGDERWMAHRGDVPVHRAPFSVYEVHLPSWRPGLTYRQLAEELPAYVRDLGFTHVEFMPVAQHPFAGSWGYQVTGFYAPTARLGTPDDFKYLVDALHQAGIGVIVDWVPAHFPKDDWALARFDGDPLYEPGDSRRAEHPDWGTFEFDYGRTEVRNFLVANATYWCEEFHIDGLRVDAVASMLYLDYSRDSGQWAPNAFGGREDLDAMAFLQEMNATVYRRNPGVVTIAEESTAWGGVTRPTDSGGLGFGLKWNMGWMHDSLQYIAKEPIHRKYHHNEMTFSMVYAYSENYVLPISHDEVVHGKQALVSKMPGDWWQRRANHRAYLGFMWAHPGKQLLFMGQEFAQGAEWSEAHGPEWWLLDPGYASAGDHRGVRDLVRDLNTFYRATPALWERDTDPAGFQWVLGDAADDNVFAFLRFGADGDVLLAVSNFSPVVRHDYRLWVPDHIDAWQETLNTDAAHYGGSGVTNPDPLKPEDGHIRLTLPPLATVWLSP, from the coding sequence ATGGCCCTGCACGAGACCTCGCGCCCCGAATCGGCCGGCCCCGGCCGGCACGCCGCCGCGCCTCCCCTGGACCCCGCCGACCGCGAACGCCTGCTGTCGGGCGCCCACCACGATCCGCACGCGCTGCTCGGCGCGCATCCGGTCCCGGGTGGAATCGCCTTCCGGGCGCTGCGGCCGTTCGCGCGTGCGGTGAGCGTGGTGGTCGACGGCGAGCGCACCGGGCTCGTCTCCGAAGGAGGCGGCCTCTTCTCCGGCGTACTGCCGCTGGACGCGATCCCGGCCTACACGCTGACGGTGTCGTACGCCGAGGACGGGTCCGACGAGCGCGAGGTCCACGACCCGTACCGCTTTCTGCCCGCCCTCGGCGAGCTCGACCTCCATCTCATCCGCGAGGGCCGGCACGAGGAGCTGTGGAAGGCGCTCGGCGCCGAGCCGATGACCCACCAGGGCGTGCCGGGCACCCGCTTCACGGTGTGGGCGCCGAACGCCCAGGGGGTGCGGGTCGCCGGGGACTTCACCTGCTGGGACGGGACGGCGTTCCCGATGCGGTCCCTCGGGGCGTCCGGGGTGTGGGAGCTGTTCCTGCCGGGCATCGGCGAGGGCGCCCGGTACAAGTTCGAGATCACCTCCCGCTACGGTCACCGCTTCCTCAAGGCCGACCCGATGGCACGCCGCGCGGAGGTGCCGCCGGACACGGCGTCGATCGTGCACGCCTCGCACCACGAGTGGGGCGACGAGAGGTGGATGGCGCACCGGGGTGACGTGCCGGTGCACCGGGCTCCGTTCTCGGTCTACGAGGTTCACCTCCCGTCGTGGCGACCTGGTCTGACGTACCGTCAACTCGCCGAGGAGCTGCCGGCGTACGTCCGCGACCTCGGTTTCACCCATGTCGAGTTCATGCCGGTGGCGCAGCACCCCTTCGCCGGTTCCTGGGGCTATCAGGTCACCGGTTTCTACGCGCCAACCGCGCGGCTCGGTACGCCCGACGACTTCAAGTACCTGGTGGACGCCCTGCACCAGGCCGGCATCGGGGTGATCGTGGACTGGGTGCCGGCCCATTTCCCCAAGGACGACTGGGCGCTGGCCCGGTTCGACGGGGACCCGCTGTACGAGCCCGGGGACTCGCGGCGTGCCGAGCACCCGGACTGGGGGACGTTCGAGTTCGACTACGGACGTACCGAGGTGCGCAACTTCCTCGTCGCCAACGCCACGTACTGGTGCGAGGAGTTCCACATCGACGGGCTCCGGGTGGACGCCGTCGCCTCCATGCTCTACCTCGACTACTCGCGGGACTCCGGGCAGTGGGCGCCCAACGCCTTCGGCGGCCGGGAGGACCTGGACGCGATGGCGTTCCTGCAGGAGATGAACGCGACCGTGTACCGGCGCAACCCCGGGGTCGTCACGATCGCGGAGGAGTCGACCGCCTGGGGCGGGGTGACCCGGCCCACCGACAGCGGCGGACTGGGGTTCGGCCTGAAGTGGAACATGGGCTGGATGCACGACTCGCTCCAGTACATCGCCAAGGAGCCGATCCACCGCAAGTACCACCACAACGAGATGACCTTCTCGATGGTGTACGCGTACAGCGAGAACTACGTCCTGCCGATCTCCCACGACGAGGTGGTGCACGGCAAGCAGGCGCTGGTCTCCAAGATGCCCGGCGACTGGTGGCAGCGACGCGCCAACCACCGCGCGTACCTGGGCTTCATGTGGGCCCACCCCGGCAAGCAACTCCTCTTCATGGGGCAGGAGTTCGCCCAGGGCGCGGAGTGGTCGGAGGCGCACGGTCCCGAGTGGTGGCTGCTGGATCCCGGGTACGCGTCGGCGGGTGACCATCGGGGCGTGCGGGACCTGGTCCGCGACCTGAACACGTTCTACCGGGCGACGCCTGCCCTGTGGGAGCGGGACACCGACCCCGCCGGCTTCCAGTGGGTGCTCGGCGACGCCGCCGATGACAACGTCTTCGCCTTCCTCCGGTTCGGCGCCGACGGCGACGTCCTGCTCGCCGTCTCCAACTTCTCCCCCGTCGTCCGTCACGACTACCGCCTGTGGGTGCCGGACCACATCGACGCCTGGCAGGAGACCCTCAACACCGACGCCGCGCATTACGGCGGCAGCGGCGTCACCAACCCCGACCCCCTCAAGCCGGAGGACGGGCACATTCGGCTGACGTTGCCTCCGCTCGCCACGGTGTGGCTGTCGCCCTGA
- the treS gene encoding maltose alpha-D-glucosyltransferase, with amino-acid sequence MTVNEPVLDTFEDTPAKDRDPDWFKRAVFYEVLVRSFQDSNGDGVGDLKGLTAKLDYLQWLGVDCLWLPPFFKSPLRDGGYDVSDYTSVLPEFGDLADFVEFVDSAHQRGMRVIIDFVMNHTSDQHPWFQESRKDPDGPYGDYYMWADDDKQYADARIIFVDTEPSNWTYDPVRGQYFFHRFFSHQPDLNYENPAVQEEILAALRFWLDLGIDGFRLDAVPYLYAKDGTNCENLPATHEFLKRVRREIDAMYPDTVLLAEANQWPEDVVDYFGDFRNGGDECHMAFHFPVMPRIFMAVRRESRYPVSEILAKTPAIPSGCQWGVFLRNHDELTLEMVTDEERDYMWAEYAKDPRMRANIGIRRRLAPLLDNDRHSIELFTALLLALPGSPILYYGDEIGMGDNIWLGDRDAVRTPMQWTPDRNAGFSSCDPGRLCLPTIMDPVYGYQVTNVEASMASPSSLLHWTRRMIEIRKQNPAFGLGSYTELQSSNPAVLAFLREYEDDLVLCVNNFARFAQPTELDLREFSGRHPVELFGGVRFPAIGELPYLLTLGGHGFYWFRLSRVASRIGRRL; translated from the coding sequence ATGACCGTCAACGAGCCCGTGCTGGACACCTTCGAGGACACGCCTGCCAAGGATCGTGACCCGGACTGGTTCAAGCGCGCCGTCTTCTACGAGGTCCTGGTCCGCTCCTTCCAGGACAGCAACGGCGACGGCGTCGGCGACCTCAAAGGACTGACCGCCAAACTCGACTACCTGCAATGGCTCGGCGTCGACTGCCTGTGGCTGCCGCCCTTCTTCAAATCACCCCTGCGCGACGGCGGCTACGACGTCTCCGACTACACCTCCGTACTGCCCGAATTCGGTGACCTCGCCGACTTCGTCGAATTCGTCGACTCCGCCCACCAGCGGGGCATGCGGGTCATCATCGACTTCGTCATGAACCACACCAGCGACCAGCACCCGTGGTTCCAGGAATCGAGGAAAGACCCCGACGGCCCCTACGGCGACTACTACATGTGGGCCGACGACGACAAGCAGTACGCCGACGCCCGCATCATCTTCGTCGACACCGAACCCTCCAACTGGACGTACGACCCGGTCCGGGGTCAGTACTTCTTCCACCGCTTCTTCTCCCACCAGCCGGACCTCAACTACGAGAACCCGGCCGTACAGGAGGAGATTCTGGCCGCCCTCCGTTTCTGGCTGGACCTGGGAATCGACGGATTCCGGCTCGACGCCGTGCCCTACCTGTACGCGAAGGACGGCACGAACTGCGAGAACCTTCCCGCCACCCACGAGTTCCTCAAACGCGTCCGCCGCGAGATCGACGCGATGTATCCGGACACGGTCCTGCTGGCGGAGGCGAACCAGTGGCCGGAGGATGTCGTCGACTATTTCGGCGACTTCCGAAACGGTGGCGACGAATGCCACATGGCCTTCCACTTCCCCGTCATGCCGCGCATCTTCATGGCCGTACGGCGGGAATCCCGCTACCCCGTCTCGGAAATCCTCGCCAAGACCCCCGCCATTCCCTCCGGCTGCCAGTGGGGCGTCTTCCTGCGCAACCACGACGAGCTGACCCTGGAGATGGTCACCGACGAGGAACGCGACTACATGTGGGCGGAGTACGCCAAGGACCCCCGCATGCGCGCCAACATCGGAATCCGCAGGCGACTCGCCCCGCTCCTCGACAACGACCGTCATTCGATCGAGCTCTTCACCGCTCTGCTGCTCGCCCTGCCGGGCAGCCCGATCCTCTATTACGGCGACGAGATCGGCATGGGCGACAACATCTGGCTCGGCGACCGCGACGCCGTCCGCACGCCGATGCAGTGGACCCCGGACCGCAACGCCGGCTTCTCCTCCTGCGACCCGGGCCGCCTCTGCCTCCCCACGATCATGGACCCGGTCTACGGCTACCAGGTGACGAACGTCGAGGCCTCCATGGCCTCCCCGTCCTCGCTGCTGCACTGGACCCGCCGCATGATCGAGATCCGCAAGCAGAACCCGGCCTTCGGACTCGGCTCCTACACGGAACTGCAGTCCTCCAACCCGGCGGTGCTCGCCTTCCTGCGCGAGTACGAGGACGACCTCGTGCTGTGCGTGAACAACTTCGCGCGCTTCGCGCAGCCCACCGAGCTCGACCTGCGCGAGTTCAGCGGACGCCACCCGGTGGAGCTGTTCGGCGGGGTCCGTTTCCCGGCCATCGGTGAGCTGCCGTATCTGCTGACCCTCGGGGGCCACGGCTTCTACTGGTTCCGGCTCTCCCGAGTCGCATCCCGCATCGGCAGACGACTTTGA
- a CDS encoding DUF5133 domain-containing protein: MLLPAKAEVARQLRRYRAWERAMLAAPADHTVRATFEDAGYTLCVLMGKRCAREAADAAERYLRITLAAYLREQDERPRLSATARRGPSRSRRWRFVAGK, encoded by the coding sequence ATGCTGCTACCGGCCAAAGCCGAAGTCGCTCGGCAACTGCGGCGTTATCGGGCCTGGGAGCGCGCCATGCTCGCGGCCCCTGCCGACCACACGGTGCGCGCCACCTTCGAGGACGCCGGATACACCCTGTGTGTGCTGATGGGCAAGCGCTGCGCGCGTGAGGCCGCGGACGCGGCCGAACGCTATCTGCGCATCACCCTGGCGGCCTACCTCCGGGAGCAGGACGAGCGGCCCCGCTTGAGCGCCACCGCGCGCCGGGGCCCATCGAGATCACGGCGGTGGCGTTTCGTTGCCGGGAAGTAG
- a CDS encoding alpha-1,4-glucan--maltose-1-phosphate maltosyltransferase, translating to MGRTKTKTGTRTGTIGRIPVRDVQPAVECGRHPAKAVAGETFEVTATVFREGHDAVAANVVLTDPDGRPGPWTPMHELAPGSDRWGAKVTPSSVGHWTFRVEAWSDPVATWRHTARIKVPAGIDVGLVLEEGGELYERAAAAVPDDAGRATVLAAAEALRDDSLPPASRLEAAFAANVDAVLGRYPLRDLVTASDPLPLLVERERALHGSWYEFFPRSEGTPQQPHGTFRTAARRLPAIAAMGFDVVYLPPVHPIGTTFRKGPDNTLSAGPDDVGVPWAIGSPEGGHDAVHPDLGTIEDFDHFVAQAGELGLEIALDFALQCSPDHPWVHKHPEWFHHRPDGTIAYAENPPKKYQDIYPLAFDADMDGLIAETLRVLRHWMAHGVRIFRVDNPHTKPVVFWQKVIADINRTDPDVIFLAEAFTRPAMMHTLAQIGFQQSYTYFTWRNTKQELTEYLTELTGEAAAYMRPNFFANTPDILHAYLQHGARPAFEVRAVLAATLSPTWGIYSGYELCENTPLRDGSEEYLHSEKYQLRPRDWETAEREGRTITPLITQLNAIRRSHPALHRLRNLRFHRTDNDALIAYSKRTGPDTVLVIANLDPHHTQEATVSLDMPQLGLDWDASLSVLDELTGETYRWGRTNYVRLEPGRAPAHVFHVQASPPRIGGSPAS from the coding sequence ATGGGCAGGACCAAGACGAAGACCGGGACCAGGACCGGGACGATCGGCCGCATCCCGGTACGGGACGTACAGCCGGCCGTGGAGTGCGGCAGGCATCCGGCGAAGGCGGTCGCGGGAGAGACCTTCGAGGTCACCGCCACCGTGTTCCGGGAGGGCCATGACGCCGTGGCCGCCAATGTCGTGCTGACCGACCCGGACGGCCGTCCGGGCCCGTGGACGCCGATGCACGAGCTGGCCCCGGGCAGCGACCGCTGGGGCGCCAAGGTGACGCCGTCGTCGGTGGGCCACTGGACCTTCCGGGTGGAGGCCTGGAGCGACCCGGTGGCCACGTGGCGCCACACCGCCCGGATCAAGGTTCCGGCCGGGATCGACGTGGGGCTCGTCCTGGAGGAGGGCGGCGAGCTGTACGAGCGTGCGGCGGCCGCGGTGCCCGACGACGCGGGGCGGGCGACCGTGCTAGCCGCCGCGGAGGCGTTGCGGGACGACTCGCTGCCGCCCGCCTCACGGCTGGAGGCGGCGTTCGCGGCGAACGTGGATGCGGTGTTGGGGCGGTACCCGCTGCGGGATCTGGTCACCGCGTCGGATCCGCTGCCGCTGCTGGTGGAACGGGAACGGGCCCTGCACGGCTCCTGGTACGAGTTCTTCCCCCGCTCCGAAGGCACCCCGCAGCAGCCCCACGGCACCTTCCGCACCGCCGCGCGCCGGCTCCCGGCGATCGCCGCGATGGGCTTCGACGTCGTCTACCTCCCGCCCGTCCACCCGATCGGCACCACCTTCCGCAAGGGCCCCGACAACACCCTCTCCGCCGGCCCCGACGACGTCGGCGTGCCCTGGGCGATCGGCTCGCCCGAGGGCGGCCACGACGCCGTCCACCCCGACCTGGGCACCATCGAGGACTTCGACCACTTCGTGGCCCAGGCCGGTGAGCTGGGCCTGGAGATCGCCCTGGACTTCGCCCTGCAGTGCTCCCCCGACCACCCCTGGGTACACAAGCACCCCGAGTGGTTCCACCACCGCCCGGACGGCACGATCGCCTACGCGGAGAACCCGCCGAAGAAGTACCAGGACATCTACCCCCTCGCCTTCGACGCGGACATGGACGGCCTGATCGCCGAGACCCTGCGCGTGCTGCGGCACTGGATGGCCCACGGGGTGCGGATCTTCCGCGTGGACAACCCCCACACCAAACCGGTCGTGTTCTGGCAGAAGGTCATCGCCGACATCAACCGCACCGACCCGGACGTGATCTTCCTGGCCGAGGCGTTCACCCGCCCGGCGATGATGCACACCCTGGCCCAGATCGGCTTCCAGCAGTCCTACACCTACTTCACCTGGCGCAACACCAAGCAGGAACTCACCGAGTACCTCACCGAACTGACCGGCGAAGCAGCCGCCTACATGCGGCCGAACTTCTTCGCCAACACCCCCGACATCCTCCACGCATACCTCCAGCACGGCGCACGCCCCGCCTTCGAGGTCCGCGCCGTCCTGGCCGCCACGCTCTCCCCCACCTGGGGCATCTACAGCGGCTACGAACTGTGCGAGAACACCCCCCTGCGCGACGGCAGCGAGGAATACCTCCACTCGGAGAAGTACCAGCTCCGCCCCCGCGACTGGGAAACCGCCGAACGCGAAGGCCGCACCATCACCCCCCTGATCACCCAGCTCAACGCCATCCGAAGGAGCCACCCCGCACTCCACCGGCTCAGGAACCTCCGCTTCCACCGGACCGACAACGACGCGCTCATCGCGTACAGCAAACGCACGGGCCCGGACACCGTTCTGGTGATCGCCAACCTTGATCCCCACCACACCCAGGAGGCCACGGTCTCGTTGGACATGCCGCAACTCGGCCTGGACTGGGATGCCTCCCTGTCCGTGCTCGACGAACTGACGGGTGAGACCTACCGCTGGGGCAGGACCAACTACGTACGCCTGGAGCCCGGCAGGGCGCCCGCGCACGTGTTCCACGTCCAGGCATCACCACCCCGGATCGGAGGGTCCCCCGCGTCATGA